Proteins encoded by one window of Lactobacillus sp. ESL0684:
- a CDS encoding ABC-2 family transporter protein, with product MKIRFSLLKIGFKKGLSSKLALAFLLFSAVISFVVEYSLWQSVLQGRPRQVFQQTISYLLVMQFLSLLFPKASYEIYHEIANGDIAIDLIKPLSLFTKLLWEDVGYSLAKLLIIGIPEIILYCWILDFKIPILSSLSMIISGLLAYLLYYELELLIGTFSFYTYSIWGITTFKSAILLIFSGNLFPANFYPPVIKALARCLPFEYTFGAIGLLAQNPTFTLASQTILIQLGYVVLFYLLWQLLFKHAVNSIVIQGG from the coding sequence ATGAAAATTAGATTCTCATTACTTAAAATCGGATTCAAAAAAGGTTTATCCTCTAAATTGGCATTGGCGTTCTTATTATTTTCAGCAGTAATTTCATTTGTAGTTGAGTATTCTTTATGGCAATCTGTTTTACAGGGACGTCCGCGTCAAGTATTTCAGCAGACGATCAGCTATCTGTTAGTAATGCAGTTTTTAAGTTTGCTCTTTCCTAAGGCGAGTTATGAAATCTATCATGAAATTGCTAATGGCGACATCGCAATTGATTTAATTAAACCGCTATCGTTATTCACTAAGCTACTGTGGGAAGATGTTGGCTACTCGCTTGCAAAATTACTAATAATCGGAATTCCTGAAATCATACTTTACTGCTGGATTTTAGATTTTAAAATACCAATATTGAGTAGCTTAAGTATGATTATCAGTGGGTTGCTAGCCTATTTGCTTTATTATGAACTGGAATTGTTGATTGGTACTTTTTCGTTTTATACATATAGTATTTGGGGAATTACAACTTTCAAATCCGCAATTTTGTTGATTTTTTCTGGCAATCTCTTTCCGGCTAACTTTTATCCACCAGTAATTAAAGCTCTTGCGCGTTGTTTGCCATTTGAGTATACGTTTGGCGCAATTGGTTTGTTAGCGCAAAATCCGACTTTTACTTTAGCGAGTCAAACTATCTTAATTCAGTTAGGATATGTAGTATTATTTTACTTGTTATGGCAACTACTATTTAAGCATGCGGTTAATTCAATTGTGATTCAAGGAGGTTAG
- a CDS encoding ABC-2 family transporter protein, translated as MRYLKLFSCYLRTNLKSLVIYDIDFYFAIIGMITQNLLNIIALRFMFNVVPKIKGFNFTELLLTYTLATLAFAIFRCFFINTLNITDYIHNGELDQILAKPVNPLFQLINARVDDDAWGDLLVALVLLIGVDIRLHNPWYITLMFLFIAIFTSLIFLGIALLGNIAALFSNGLADLAETVFDFFEFSKYPLAIYSNVLKIFLVWVIPLGWVASIPQEAIAVKHEWFWLLIIPAVCLGFFLAIYQIWRLFLTKYQSTGS; from the coding sequence ATGCGTTATTTAAAATTATTTAGCTGTTATTTACGAACTAATCTCAAATCACTAGTAATTTATGATATTGATTTTTATTTTGCGATTATTGGGATGATAACGCAAAATCTTTTAAATATCATTGCCTTACGTTTTATGTTTAATGTGGTTCCTAAAATCAAAGGTTTTAATTTTACTGAACTGCTACTGACCTATACTTTGGCAACACTGGCTTTTGCAATTTTTCGCTGTTTTTTTATTAACACATTAAATATTACTGATTATATTCACAATGGTGAACTTGATCAAATTTTAGCTAAACCAGTTAATCCGCTATTTCAGCTAATTAATGCCCGTGTAGATGATGATGCGTGGGGAGATTTATTAGTGGCGCTAGTTTTATTAATTGGCGTTGATATCCGTTTGCACAATCCCTGGTATATCACGTTAATGTTTTTGTTTATAGCCATTTTTACGTCATTAATTTTTTTAGGAATTGCATTGCTTGGCAATATCGCCGCACTGTTTTCTAATGGTTTAGCAGATTTGGCAGAAACGGTTTTTGATTTTTTTGAATTTAGCAAGTATCCGTTAGCAATTTATTCAAACGTATTAAAAATCTTTTTGGTTTGGGTTATACCGCTAGGCTGGGTGGCTTCGATTCCGCAGGAGGCAATCGCAGTTAAGCATGAGTGGTTTTGGCTGCTAATTATTCCGGCGGTCTGCTTAGGATTTTTCCTAGCAATTTATCAAATTTGGCGACTATTTTTGACTAAGTACCAGAGTACTGGCAGCTAA
- the zwf gene encoding glucose-6-phosphate dehydrogenase yields the protein MKNIPVVMIIFGGSGDLAHRKLYPALFNLYEQGLIRDNFAVIATARRPWTHEYLRGQIADAVHETHTEVNENDLADFTQHFYYQSHDVTNVGHYETLKELAQELDDRYSAQGNRIFYLAMAPRFFGTIATHLNDQHLTSSGFNRIVVEKPFGHELASAEKLNQQITASFAEDDIFRIDHYLGKEMVQNILPMRFTNPLIKNVWNNSEIKNIQVTLAERLGVEARGGYYDTSGALRDMVQNHIFQIVTLLAMPEPKDLNASSIHEAKQELLAGLIIPSEAEIAQHFVRGQYLGSDTTFGYLQEANVAEDSATETFVAGEMKFKNGPIANVPIYFRTGKELKEKKTRIDIVLKHRSNPYGQAHSNNITLIVDPNMEIYITINGKKISQTGIRRENLDYNFSKDELAEVPDGYERLLHDVFVNDSTNFTHWSELQAYWKFIDAIESAWQKADQAGQKPAQYLPYRMGPKEADQIFERPTEHWIYE from the coding sequence ATGAAAAATATTCCAGTGGTAATGATCATCTTTGGTGGTAGTGGTGATTTAGCGCATCGAAAATTATATCCAGCTTTGTTTAACTTATATGAACAAGGTCTAATTCGTGATAACTTTGCGGTGATTGCGACTGCAAGACGTCCCTGGACTCATGAATATTTGCGCGGGCAAATAGCTGATGCGGTTCATGAAACTCATACTGAAGTCAATGAGAATGATTTAGCTGACTTTACACAACATTTTTATTACCAATCACATGATGTTACTAACGTCGGGCATTATGAAACGCTCAAAGAATTAGCGCAAGAACTTGATGATCGTTATAGTGCTCAAGGTAATCGCATCTTTTATCTAGCAATGGCGCCACGCTTTTTTGGGACAATTGCGACCCACTTAAATGATCAACATTTAACCAGTTCAGGTTTTAATCGGATTGTGGTGGAAAAACCATTTGGTCATGAATTAGCGTCCGCAGAGAAGTTGAATCAGCAAATAACGGCATCATTTGCAGAAGATGATATTTTTCGCATTGATCACTATTTAGGTAAGGAAATGGTGCAGAATATTTTGCCAATGCGTTTCACTAATCCGCTAATTAAAAATGTGTGGAATAATTCCGAAATTAAGAATATCCAAGTTACTTTGGCTGAACGCTTAGGGGTCGAAGCGCGTGGTGGTTATTATGATACTTCAGGAGCGTTGCGAGACATGGTGCAAAATCACATTTTTCAAATTGTGACTTTACTGGCGATGCCTGAGCCTAAGGACCTGAATGCCAGCAGTATTCATGAAGCTAAGCAAGAACTTTTAGCAGGTCTAATTATTCCCAGTGAAGCAGAAATTGCTCAGCATTTTGTTCGTGGGCAATATCTTGGTAGTGATACAACTTTTGGTTATTTGCAAGAAGCTAATGTGGCAGAAGACTCGGCTACTGAAACGTTTGTAGCAGGTGAGATGAAATTTAAAAATGGTCCAATAGCCAATGTGCCAATCTATTTTAGAACAGGTAAAGAACTTAAGGAAAAGAAGACCCGAATTGATATTGTCTTAAAGCATAGATCTAATCCGTACGGTCAAGCACATTCGAATAATATTACGCTCATTGTTGACCCTAATATGGAAATTTATATTACGATTAATGGTAAAAAGATTAGTCAAACTGGGATTCGTCGTGAAAATTTGGATTATAATTTTTCTAAAGATGAGTTAGCTGAAGTTCCAGATGGCTATGAGAGATTGCTGCATGACGTGTTTGTCAATGATTCGACTAACTTCACCCATTGGAGCGAATTGCAAGCTTATTGGAAATTTATTGATGCAATTGAGTCGGCTTGGCAAAAGGCTGATCAAGCTGGTCAAAAACCTGCCCAATATTTGCCATACCGCATGGGACCTAAGGAAGCTGACCAAATTTTTGAAAGACCAACAGAACATTGGATCTATGAGTGA